The genomic interval TCATCAGCTGATTTTTGTTTGTATTTAGCTTGACGTGAAAGAAATTGCGGCTCTTCTTCAGGATTATCAGTTTCTTGTGTATCTATGCGGTCGTTTTCTGAGTCTCCTTTAAAGTTAGAAGCTGCATAAGCAGGTTCTTCAGCCTCTTTTTCAGGATGATAAACGCGAGTATCATCTTCCTCTTCAGCAAGTTCTCTGTCACGTTTTTCATAAGAAGGTTCGTGACGTGGACGTCGACCAGCATCCTCATATCCTCCATGATAACCTCTTTCACGTTCATAGTAATCATCATGTCCATAATCACGATCATATGGTCCATAACCGCCTGGATAATAAGGTACTGTTTCAACGCGATCTTTACGTGCAAACATCATGATTGCTACGATGAAGAAGAGTACTGGAATTATTACTGTTGCAAGTAATAAAACAAGCGGTAATGTAATAATTGATGCAATTAAGAATAGAATTCCTGATAACACTCTAATATTCATAGAAATAAGAGCTAAGAATGATATTAATAAGCACACAATGAGGTATACAATAACTGCCCATATTCCGTTTTGGAGCCAAATAACAAATTGCGTTGTATTGAGTCCATTATTAGTCAAAACTTGTTGTGCAAATTCATTATTGGTTAATGTTTGTTCTAATTTTTGAATAGATGTGTCATTGCTGAATGAAACAAGTGCAATAAACATCGTTGCTACTGTAAGTAGCAATAACCCTATCCAGTTCAGCCACCCCAGTACTTTTTCAGCCACTCTGCTCACTGGCCGTCTAATTTGTGTGTATTGTGGTTCTCCAGACATCACTAACACTCCCTATTACATTTTACTTATCTATTGTAACGTCATTTTAAAATTCAAAAAATGCTCGTTATAATCACTTAGAATATCTTTACCCAAATCTTTATATACTTCAAGCCTATTTTGAGTATCTTTTGTTGGATAAAATCGATGATCATTTCGAATTTCAGCTGGTAATTTTTGTGCAGCTGCTTTGTTTGGTGTCGCATAACCGACCCATTCTGTATTCTGCTTACTATTTTGCGCATCTAACAAGAAATTGATAAATTGATATGCCCCTTCTTTATTTTGAGCTGTTTTAGGGATTACCATATTATCAAACCATAAATTAGAACCTTCTTTTGGTACCACATAATTGAATTCAGGATGTTCTTGGACAATCGGTGCTGCAGTACCACTCCAAACAACAGCAATATTTGCTTCATGTTGTTCAAGCATCATGGTAACTTCATCTCCGACTACGCCTTTGACTTGCGGAGCGAGGTGGTTCAAGTCATTTTCCGCTTCTTGCAGATGCTTCGGATTTGTATCGTTAAGACTGTATCCTAATTTATTTAAACTCATACCCATAATCTCTCGGGCACCGTCCACTAATATAATATCATTTTTAAACTTAGGATTATATAAACTATGCCAACTTGTAAAATCTTCTTTTGGATAAGCATCTTTATTATAAATAATTCCTACTGTTCCAAAAAAGTAAGGCACTGAATAGCGATTGTGTCGATCATAATCCATATTCATATAATTAGAATCTAAATTTTTCATGTTCGGCAGTTTTTGATGATCTAACGGTAATAATAAATAATCTTTTTTCATCTTTTGAACTGTGTATTCGCTAGGAAAAGCCACATCATAATGCGTACCGCCATTTCGTATTTTTGCTTCCATCGCTTCATTTGAATCAAACGTTTCATATACTACCTTGATTCCAGTCTCTTTTTCAAATTTCTTAATTAGATCAGGATCGATATATTCTCCCCAATTATAGACATAAATCTTTTTTCCTGTTTTTTGATTATCTTCTGAACTATACCATTTACTAAGACCTAAAAATATGAGACCCAGTATCAATGCACCAACAATTAGTTGAACAAATTTTTTCATCGCATGATACCTCGCTTCACTGAAAGTCTGTGTTTAGTAAATCGTTGTACAAGATAATAACCTAAAATACCGACAACAATCACCATAAAGATTAATGTTGAAATTGCATTGATTTCCATACTGATTCCTTTGCGAGCCATCGCATAAACTTCAACAGATAATACACTGAATCCATTACCCGTCACGAAAAAGCTTACAGTGAAATCATCTAGTGAATAAGTAAGAGCCATGAAAAATCCAGCAATCACAGCAGGCATCAAGTTAGGCAGCATCACACGGTTTAAAATCTGCCATTCACTCGCACCTAAATCTCGTGCAGCATCAAACATATGCTGATTCATATCATACAGCTGCGGCAAGATAATAATCACAACAATCGGTATACAAAAAGCAATGTGAGAAACGAGCACAGTCCAAAATCCGAGCCCTAGTCCTGTAAAATGTCCGATAGCTGTGAACATAATTAAAAATGATGCACCAATTACAACATCAGATGAAACAAGCAATACATTATTCAATGTCAAGAAAGTTAAGCGCAATTTCTTTTGGCGCAATTGATACAATGCAATTGCACCCAGTGTACCGATAATTGTTGAAATAGAAGCAGCCAACAATGCTACTGCTATCGTATTAAAAAGAATCGACATCAGACGGTCATCTTGAAATAGCGTTTGGTAATGCTCTAAAGTAAACCCTTCAAAGTGAATCATGTTGCCCGCTGAGTTAAACGAATATACCATTAAGAAAATAATTGGAATATACAACCCAATAACTAATAAACCAAGATATAATTTACCATACCATTTCATGAGCGTCTGCCCCCTTCATTACCGGACTTCGTAATAATCAGAACTACTGCCATAAAGACAATTAGTGCAATCGCAATGGTAGAACCCATACCATAGTTTTGTATTACTAAAAATTGTTCTTCTATAGATGTCCCGATATTCATCACTTTGTTTCCGGCGATTAAACGTGTAATCATGAAGAGCGACAAGGCAGGAATGAATGTTACTTGAATTCCTGATAACACGCCTTCTTTAGTAAGCGGTAAAATAATTTTTCTAAAAGTCGTCCATTTTCCCGCTCCCAGATCACTTGCAGCTTGCAGTAAATTTTCAGGAATTGTTTTCATACTATTGAAAATAGGCAAAATCATGAATGGAATATAAATATAACTTGCAACAATAACAAAAGCAGGCGCTGTAAATAGTAATTCTGCTTTCGGAAGATGCAACCAACCTAAAATTTGATTGATAATACCATCATGACTGAAAATCCCGATAAATGCATACGTCTTAAGAAGTAAATTAATCCATGTCGGGATAATGAGAATCAATATCCATAAGTTTTGATTGACAGAATTACGAATAAAATACGCTGCCGGATAACTGATAATTAAAGTAACAATTGTAATGATAGCCGCATACAAAATTGAATATGCCATCATTTTAAAATAGCGCATTGAAAATATCTGCTCATAATTCGTAAAACTGAAATGTCCGTGTATATCGATAAATGAAAAGTAAACAAGCAAAATAACCGGAATAATAATGAAACCAATCATCCAAATGATATAAGGAATAAACAACCATTTATTCATCTTGCTCATTGTCTGTTTCCTCATAACTTTCTATACGTTTATCAAATTCTTCCTCTGTTTCACCCGGCACCATGATATGAATTGCTTCAGGTTCAAAATAAAGACCTACCGTGCTGCCCACTTCAGCTTTTTTAGTTGTTTGAATCATCCATTCATAACCTTCTTGGTCAATACAGTTGATTTCATAATGCACACCTCTAAAAAGCATGGCATCCACTTTTGCTTGGAATAAACTTTTATCAGGTGTTGTGATTGTAATATCTTCCGGACGAATAACTACTTCAATTTTTTGACCTGATGGAATTCCCATATCCACACATTCAATATCTTTATCATAGATATTTACAAGATAGTCTTGAACCATAGTCCCTTCAATAATGTTAGATTCTCCAATAAAATCTGCTACGAAGCGATTCACAGGTTCATCATAAATATCTATAGGCGTACCGAATTGCTGAACTTTACCGTCTTTTAATACAACGATATAATCACTCAAAGCTAAGGCTTCTTCTTGATCATGTGTCACAAAAATAAATGTAATACCAAGACGTGATTGCAACGCACGCAATTCATACTGCATTTCTGTACGCAACTTTAAATCAAGTGCTGATAGAGATTCATCTAATAATAAAACTTCAGGTTCATTGACGATAGCTCGAGCAATAGCTACACGCTGCTTTTGCCCACCGCTCATTTCATCAATATTACGGTTTTCATACCCTTCTAATTTAACCAGTTTCAGGGCTTCTTTTACCTTTTCCTTAATTTCTGTATCTTTCTTTTTCTTTAACTTCAAACCAAATGCAATATTGTCATATACATTTAAATGCGGGAAAAGCGCGTAATCTTGGAAAACAGTATTCACTGTACGTTTATTTGCGGGTATTTTATTAATTGACTTTCCTTGATAAATAATAGAGCCAGAATCTGCTTGTTCAAACCCTGCAATTAATTTTAATACGGTTGTTTTTCCACAACCAGAGGGCCCTAAAAGTGTATAAAAATGTCCTGATTCGAAGTCTAAATCAATATCTTTCAATACTTGTTGGCCATCAAATTGTTTGCTGACTGATTTTAAAGATAATAATGGTGCCATCATTGTTCCTCCTATAAATATGACGCAGTCGCAACAATCATTGCCTTTGCGTAAAAATCTGTAGTATTTGAAAGCTGATGCTTTTCTTCTGCTTTAAAATAAAGCGCATCCCCTTCGTTTGCAATATATGTCTCTTCGCCTAAAGTTAAAGTTAGTTCTCCTTCAAAACAATAAATAAAAGTGTCTGATTCGGATGGTTTGAATGTTTTGTATGAAGTATTAGGACGAAGTGTAATCAGCAACGGCTCCATTTCAAAATCATTAGAACGATTAATAGGCCAATTTAAAATATAACCTTCGTCATATTCATCATATACAGCTTGTTCTGCTTTTGGATATAACACTTTCTCTTTGGGCTTCTCTTTAAAAAATAATTCTGGTGAAGTGCCGAGTACTTCTAACAAATGCAAAAAGGTTTCCATGCTGGGTGAAGACTGACTACTTTCAATCTGTGAAATATAACCTTTTGATAAATCTGTACGTTCAGCTAATTCTTCTTGTGTTAAATTTTTAATTTTACGTAAGTTACGCAGTTTCTGACCAATATTCAAACTGTTCACCTATAACTTTCTATTCCATTTTTAAAATGAAAAAACCTGGATTTGTTTACTTTTACTAAACATTAAGTTTAATGCTTAATAAAAATACCAAAATCCAGGTGAATTTACAATACTAAATTATTCATTTGCGCTGAAATATTTTTCATCAGGATTATCTTTGACTAACTTCACAACTTTATAGCTGTTGTAGCCGCTGCTTTTTTCAAAATCATCAAAGATATTTTTTTCATCCGCTTTGCCAGGGACTACTTTTTTAAAGTCGCTATATGCATTTTTCAAAGCAGATCCTTCTACTTTTCTTTCATAATAATCTTCAATTTTATTAAAGAAATTAATGACCGCAAGCATTTCATCTTGTGACCAATCAACATCGATTGGATATTGATATTCCATATAGACATCCTCCTTTTATGGGTGTTGAATTCTTTTGTATTATACCACGCTTTAAACTGTTTCAAAGATAAGAAAAACCGCCGAGCAGTTACTCGACGGCTTAATGATATGCTTAATCTAATGTTGGGTTTTATTACATAGTGTGGATTGGTAATCCGATTGCTTTTTCAGCAGCTTCCATGCTCATTTCACCTAAAGTTGGGTGAGCATGTACTGTTAATGCGATATCTTCAGCATTCATACCAGATTCAATAGCTAAACCTAATTCAGAGATGATATCAGAAGCACCAGTACCTACAACTTGAGCACCGATTAAAGTACCATCTTCTTTAAGTGTTAACAATTTAACAAATCCAGTAGTATCGTCTAATGATAATGCACGACCGTTAGCAGCATAAGGGAATTTAGAAGCTTTATAATCCAAGCCTTCTTCTTTAGCTTGTGCTTCGTTATAACCTACAGTTGCTAATTCTGGTTCAGTGAAACATACAGCAGGCATACCAATGTAATCTACTGCAGATTTTTCACCTGAAATTGCTTCAGCAGCAACTTTACCTTCATAGCTTGCTTTATGCGCAAGTGGTAAACCAGGAACGATATCACCGATAGCAAAGATATTTTTAACAGAAGTACGACTTTGATCGTCAACTTCTAATAATCCGCGGTCAGCAAATTTAAGTCCTAATTCTTCAAGACCCATTTCGTCAGTGTTTGGACGACGTCCAACTGTAACTAAAACATAATCAGCTTCGATTGATTTTTCTTCGCCTTTAGCTTCGTAAGTTACTTTAACACCGTCTGCTGTTTCTTCTGCAGATTTAGCCATTGCTTCAGTAACGATTTCGATACCTTTTTCTTTCATTTTTTTCTTAACAGGTTGTGTCATTTGTTTTTCGAAACCGCCTAAGATATCTTTGGCACCTTCCAAAATAGTAACTTCTGTACCGAAGTTCGCAAATGCTGTACCTAATTCAGAACCAATGTAACCGCCGCCTACTACGACTAATTTTTTAGGAGCTTCTTGTAAGTTTAAAGCGCCTGTTGAGTCGATAACACGTTCACCGAATTTGAAATTAGGAATTTCAATCGGTCTAGAACCTGTAGCAATGATTGCATTTTTGAAGTTGTAAGTTTGTGCACTTTTTTCATCCATAACACGTAAGCTGTTGCTGTCGTGGAAGTAAGCTTCACCTTTTACAATTTCAACTTTGTTTCCTTTTAATAAACCTTCAACACCGCCAGTTAATTTTTTAACGACAGATTTTTTGAAGTCTTGAACTTTATCATATTTAAGTTCAACATCTTTAGCGATAATACCTAAGTTATCTGAATGTTGCGCTTCTTGGAATACGTGTGAAACGTGCAATAATGCTTTAGATGGGATACATCCTACGTTAAGACATACACCGCCTAATTCGCCTTTCTCAACGATTGTAACTTTTTGTCCTAATTGTGCTGCGCGGATTGCTGCAACATAACCCCCAGGACCTGCTCCGATTACAATAGTATCTGTTTCAATTGGAAAATCACCAACTACCATGTTTTACCCCTCCATTAATAATAATTCTGGATTATTTAATAAACGTTTGATGTGGTTCATTGCGTTTTGACCAGTAGCACCATCAATTTGTCTATGGTCAAAGCTTAATGATAATGCTAATACAGGTGCTGCTACAATTTCCCCATCCTTAACAATAGGTTTTTGAGCGATACGGCCGATTCCTAAAATTGCTACCTCAGGGTAGTTAATTACAGGAGTGAACCATTGACCGCCTGCAGAACCGATGTTACTGATTGTGCATGAAGCACCTTTCATTTCGTCAGAAGTCAATTTACCATCACGAGCTTTAACAGCAAGTTCGTTGATTTCATCTGAAATTTCGAACATTGATTTGCGATCAGCGTGTTTAACAACTGGTACTAATAGACCACGTTCTGTATCAGCAGCAATACCGATATTCCAGTAGTGTTTATTAACTACTTCACCGTTTTCTTCATCAAATTCAGAGTTTAATGCTGGGTATTTCTTAAGCGCTGAAACTAGTGCTTTAACAACATAAGGTAAGAATGTTAATTTAGTACCTTGTTCCGCAGCAATCTCTTTGAATTTTTTACGGTGATCCCATAAAGCTTGTACTTCTACTTCGTCCATCAATGTTACATGAGGCGCAGTATGTTTAGAGTTTACCATAGCTTTTGCAATTGCTTTACGCATTGCTGGGATTTTTTCGCGTATTTCTGGGAATTCACCTTCAGCTGATACAGGTGCTGATTGTGCTGATGAAGTTTCTGCAGGTGCTGATTCGCTTGATGCAGCGCTTTCATCAACGCTAGAACTTGTATCTCCGCTTAAGTAAGCTTCAACGTCTGCTTTAGTGATACGTCCGTTTTTACCAGAACCTTTAACAGCTTTGATATTTACATCATTATCACGAGCAAATTTACGAACTGAAGGCATTGCTTTAACAACGCGGTTTTCGTCAATTTCTTCATCTTGAACTGGTGTTTGCGGTGCATCACCAGAAGCTGATTCAGTTCCCTCTTCTGAAACTGTTGCTGCTTGTTGTTTAGTTTCTTGTTGTTCTGCTGATTCTTCTTTGCTGTCATCGTGGCTGTGTCCGCCTTTGAATGACATTTCTTCTGCATCAGGTGCGTCAATTTTAACAATTGTGTCACCTACAACTGCTACTGTACCTTCGTCAACTACAACTTCTTCGATTGTACCTGAAACTGGAGAAGGGATTTCTACAACTGATTTATCATTTTGAACCTCAGCTAAGATATCATCTTCTTCAATTTCGTCTCCAGCTTTAACAAACCACTTTACAATTTCACCTTCGTGGATACCTTCACCAATATCGGGTAATTTAAATTCAAATGCCACGTTCTTGTCCTCCTAAAAGTCAATTTAAGTCATATAAACTAGTACAAAGAACAAAATTTGAAACAAAGTGTCATTCATTCAAGCTATAACCCTTGAGACGACAGTCATACTGAAATCAAATCAATATATTGTTCTAGTTTATATTTTGACATAAAACTTGATTCCGTTTCAACGAAATCTATCTTCAATTTTTCATTTTACTTCTCGGACAAACCATTTGCCCTTGCACTACTTAAAAGCTGCAAGGACAGAAATGTTTTGTCAAACTTTCAGATAGTTGCGGTTATTTGTTATCTACCCGAAAGTTGTTATTAATATGCCGATCAACTTTCTAATTATAAAGCGATTAGAAGTTTAAAGTTGCGTTAGCATGTTCAATGATATCGTTTTTGTTTGGTAACCAAACGTTTTCAGCTTCAGTGAACGGATAAACAGTGTCTGCTGCTGCAACACGTGCAATCGGAGCTTCTAATGAAAGAATTGCGCGTTCAGATAACTCAGCTGCAACTTGTGCACCTACACCAGCTTGGCGTTGTGCTTCTTGTACTACAACTGCGCGGCCTGTTTTTTCAACAGAAGCAACTAATGTTTCATAATCAACTGGTTGAACTGTACGTAAGTCGATCACTTCAACAGAAACGCCGTCTTTTTCAAGTTCTTCAGCTGCTTTTAATGATTCTTGAACCATTGCGCCGTAAGCGATAACAGTAAGGTCTGTACCTTCTTTTTTCACTTTAGCTTTTCCAAGTTCAATTTCATATTCTTCTTCCGGAACTTCTTCACGGAATGAACGATACAATTTCATATGCTCTAAATAAACGACTGGGTCGTTGCTTTTAATTGCAGAGATCAATAAACCTTTTGCATCGTAAGGGTTAGAAGGGATAACAACAGTCAATCCAGGAGATTGCGCTAAAATACCTTCTAAGTTATCAGCGTGAAGTTCTGGTGTATGCACACCACCACCGAATGGTGTACGGATTGTTACAGGTGCTGGTTTAGTGTTGCCTGAACGGAAACGTGTACGTGCAATTTGTCCAGCTACAGAGTCGAATACTTCGAATACGAAACCTAAGAATTGGATTTCCATTACAGGACGGAATCCTTCAGCAGCTAAACCTAAAGCTAAACCGCCGATTCCTGATTCAGCTAATGGAGTATCGAACACACGATCTTCACCGAATTCTTTTTGTAAACCTTCCGTTACACGGAATACGCCACCGTTAACACCAACGTCTTCACCAAAAACTAACACATTTTCATCATTTTGCAGTTCAGTTTTAAGTGCGTTGTTAATCGCTTGTACCATTGTCATTTGTGCCATGGTTTACTTCGACTCCTTCTCTTTGTAAATTTCATATTGTTCTGCCAAGTTAGACGGCATTTCTTCATACATGATTTCCATTAAGTCAGTCACTTTTTGTTTTTCAACTTTATCAGCTTCTTTGATTGCTTTCTTAATGTCATCTTTAGCTTGATCCATAACTTCTGTTTCTTTCTCTTCAGACCATAATCCTTTGCCTTCTAAGAATTTTCTGAAACGAACTAATGGGTCTTTTTTCTCCCATTCTGAATCTTCATCAGAAGTTCTGTAACGAGTTGGATCGTCACCAGCCATTGTATGCGGACCATAACGGTAAGTCATTGTTTCAATTAAAGTTGGTCCTTCTCCATTTACTGCACGATCACGTGCTTCTTTAGTTGCTTGATATACAGCTAAAGGATCCATACCATCTACTTGAATACCAGGAATACCTACTGCAATCGCTTTTTGAGCTAATGTTTGCGCAGCAGTTTGTTTGCTTCTTGGTGTTGAAATAGCGTAGTTGTTATTTTGAATTACAAAGATAGCAGGTACTTTATATGCAGATGCGAAGTTGATACCTTCATAGAAATCACCTTGTGATGATCCACCATCACCAGTATAAGTAATTGCTACTGCATCTTTACCGCGTTTTTTAATACCAAGTGCTACACCAGCAGTTTGTACATATTGAGCACCGATAATAATTTGAGGACTGAATGCGTTTACACCTTCAGGTATTTGATTTCCTTTAAAATGTCCTCTAGAGAATAAGAAAGCTTCTGTTAATGGTAAACCGTGCCAAATTAATTGTGGAACATCACGGTAACCTGGAAGAATCCAGTCTCCTTTTTCAAGAGCATATTGAGAAGCAAGTTGTGAAGCTTCTTGACCAGCAGTTGGCGCATAGAAACCTAAACGTCCTTGTCTGTTTAATGATACAGAACGTTGGTCTAAGACACGTGTCCAAACCATTCTTTCCATTAATTCAACTAATTGATCATCAGTTAAGTCTGGTAATAAGTCTTCGTTAACTACGTTCCCATCTTGGTCCAATATTTGAACCATCTTAAATTGTGCTTCAGTATCTTTCAATACTTTCTCAGCGTCGAATTGGGCTTGTAACTTCGGAGCCATTCAATTCACCATACCTTTCCCGTATAATTAAAATTCATTTCATCCAATAATTATTATAGCATACATTTCAAAAACTGTTAAACAAATATAAAAAGTTCTGTATCACTGATACAAAGTACAGTTCGAAGACCTGTACTAGTCAAAATAATGAAACTGTACCAGTGTTGTTTATTTAATCTGTTCAGCCGCTTCCATCTGTTTACCGCGTTCGTTGCGTGTTTTACTATATGCTTTAATTTTTTTATTTACATCTTTATATGAGTTATCAATTGCTTTTGTTTTTTCATCAATTTTAGATTGTTCTGCTTTACCGTTTGTATCCACAATATATTTGAACAAGTCTTTTTCTTTATCCAAGCTGTTTGTATAAGCTTTAGCATAAGCATCGTGCGCTTTATAATTATCTTCCATTGCTTTATTTGTTTTTTCTATGCCGTCTTTACGTTTTTTATTGCGGATTTTGCTTGTACGTTTCTTTGCTTCATCAAATTTTTTCTCAGATGCATCGAAAGCGTTTTCTTCTTTTTTAAATTCTTTTTTACGTTGATCTACATTATCGATGATTTTCTTA from Staphylococcus condimenti carries:
- a CDS encoding YkyA family protein, whose amino-acid sequence is MKFNKTLGLVVASSLVLGACSTDTHEIKEYNKTLKEAVNKENAAVKVGEKLNKLTNEKNDLAKKINGKDTNKVVDTSKKIIDNVDQRKKEFKKEENAFDASEKKFDEAKKRTSKIRNKKRKDGIEKTNKAMEDNYKAHDAYAKAYTNSLDKEKDLFKYIVDTNGKAEQSKIDEKTKAIDNSYKDVNKKIKAYSKTRNERGKQMEAAEQIK